Proteins from one Leptospira wolffii serovar Khorat str. Khorat-H2 genomic window:
- a CDS encoding lipoyl protein ligase domain-containing protein gives MKAFSFKTPVPYERYVLFQEKSRARRRESILFLEHPLTITGGINYNIGNLLRNQEFLTEKGISLHYIKRGGDFTAHEPGQIVVYLHLDLKKRNLGISEFLDSVLGSAKQAFQEVWNLELVKNPEAPGLYLASDPRLKILSIGVLFKSWFTSYGIALNVSNDFSAFQCIHPCGGDWRSMTSVAKLGLPSGEEKKKEWIRIFSDRIRENFHPSVV, from the coding sequence GTGAAGGCTTTTTCTTTTAAGACTCCCGTTCCTTACGAAAGATACGTTCTCTTCCAAGAAAAATCTAGGGCGAGAAGGAGGGAATCGATTCTATTTTTAGAACACCCTCTTACGATTACCGGAGGGATCAATTACAATATCGGAAACCTACTCCGAAACCAGGAATTCCTAACGGAAAAAGGGATTTCATTGCATTATATCAAGAGAGGAGGGGACTTCACCGCTCACGAACCGGGCCAGATCGTGGTGTATCTTCATTTGGATTTGAAAAAAAGAAATTTAGGAATTTCGGAATTTCTGGATTCCGTTCTCGGTTCGGCCAAGCAGGCATTCCAAGAGGTTTGGAATCTAGAACTTGTGAAGAATCCGGAGGCTCCCGGTTTGTATCTAGCCTCGGATCCAAGACTGAAAATTCTCTCTATCGGAGTATTATTCAAATCCTGGTTCACGAGTTACGGAATCGCTCTCAATGTATCCAACGATTTTTCCGCATTCCAATGCATCCATCCTTGCGGAGGGGATTGGAGATCCATGACTTCCGTGGCAAAGCTAGGCCTACCTTCCGGAGAAGAGAAGAAGAAGGAGTGGATCCGTATATTCTCCGATCGGATCCGAGAAAATTTTCATCCGAGCGTAGTTTAA
- the topA gene encoding type I DNA topoisomerase, with protein sequence MSVLLIVESPAKVKTISSYLGKEYRVVATFGHVLDLPPDKLGVKIQKDFEPEYVLLKGKKKVLSSILKEAKSSDRILIATDPDREGEFIGSILADKIGLKKKIQRIRFQEISPDAIRRAMENPLPIDKDLVDSQKARRILDRLIGYLVSPFLWKGIGSGLSAGRVQSVALKWICEREKEIREFLPVESWIVSANVRYGKDEKETLSFFPNRDAFSNKADAEKFLSDILKKTNVLEIQSRTEKKGETLPPPPFTTSTLQQEAFRILKFPASKTMRLAQDLYEGADLGKGRSQGLITYMRTDSVRMSEEAVGKIRSKISTFFGKDFVSEKAISYRSKKTGSKSQDAHEAIRPVDIFLEPNELSRLGKDAKNLYELIWKRTVASQMRSEKWIRIVFQASAGSTEWKGEAVFTLDPGYKKIYGVLPENFPSWQKGDSLHPESWDVSSKTTEPPLRYTEASLVSKMEKEGIGRPSTFANILETLYKRKYASNEKGRIFASALGEKVNLFLQSAFSELFREKFTSEMEDKLDSIAEGEESRSRVLGDFYSLLESNLKKADAKKISAEWKAIPKTSLYGICPVCKQGYRVQKKSAKKKTYYVCSRFPECDYAEYAD encoded by the coding sequence ATGTCCGTTCTTCTCATCGTCGAGTCTCCAGCCAAAGTTAAAACCATCTCCTCTTATTTGGGAAAAGAATACAGGGTCGTTGCCACCTTCGGACATGTTTTGGATCTTCCCCCCGATAAATTAGGTGTGAAGATCCAAAAAGACTTCGAACCGGAATACGTTCTTTTAAAAGGAAAGAAGAAGGTTTTGTCCTCAATCCTAAAGGAGGCAAAATCTTCGGACCGGATTCTTATCGCTACCGACCCGGATAGAGAAGGGGAATTCATCGGTTCCATACTCGCCGATAAGATCGGCTTAAAGAAAAAAATCCAAAGAATCCGTTTCCAGGAGATTAGCCCGGATGCTATTCGTAGAGCGATGGAGAATCCCCTCCCGATAGATAAGGATCTTGTGGATTCCCAAAAAGCCCGGAGGATCCTAGACCGCTTGATCGGCTATTTGGTCAGTCCATTCTTATGGAAAGGCATAGGAAGCGGGCTCTCCGCGGGAAGAGTACAGTCCGTCGCTCTGAAATGGATTTGTGAAAGAGAAAAAGAAATCCGAGAATTTTTGCCTGTGGAGTCCTGGATCGTTTCCGCGAACGTAAGATACGGAAAAGATGAAAAAGAGACTCTATCCTTTTTTCCAAATCGGGACGCATTTAGTAACAAGGCCGATGCGGAGAAGTTTTTATCTGATATATTAAAGAAAACAAATGTTTTGGAAATTCAATCCAGGACGGAAAAGAAGGGGGAGACTCTTCCTCCTCCTCCTTTTACGACCTCCACTTTGCAGCAGGAGGCGTTTCGGATACTGAAATTTCCCGCATCCAAGACCATGAGATTGGCACAGGATTTATACGAGGGTGCCGACCTGGGAAAGGGGAGATCCCAAGGCCTAATCACTTATATGCGCACGGATTCCGTCCGAATGTCCGAAGAGGCAGTAGGAAAAATTCGTAGTAAGATCTCAACCTTCTTCGGTAAGGATTTTGTTTCGGAGAAAGCGATTTCCTATAGATCCAAAAAGACCGGGTCAAAATCCCAGGATGCACACGAGGCGATCCGCCCAGTCGATATTTTTTTAGAACCGAACGAATTGAGTAGGCTTGGAAAAGACGCAAAAAATCTATATGAATTGATCTGGAAGAGGACGGTCGCTTCCCAGATGAGATCGGAAAAATGGATCCGGATCGTCTTTCAAGCTTCGGCGGGAAGTACGGAATGGAAAGGCGAAGCAGTTTTTACATTGGATCCGGGATATAAAAAAATCTACGGGGTCTTACCGGAAAATTTTCCGAGTTGGCAGAAGGGCGATTCTCTACATCCGGAATCCTGGGATGTATCTTCCAAAACTACCGAGCCTCCTCTCCGTTATACGGAGGCGAGTCTCGTTTCCAAAATGGAAAAAGAAGGGATAGGAAGACCCTCCACTTTCGCAAATATATTAGAAACGTTATATAAAAGAAAATATGCTAGTAACGAAAAAGGGAGAATCTTCGCTTCCGCCCTAGGCGAAAAGGTGAATCTCTTCCTGCAGTCCGCTTTTTCCGAATTGTTCCGGGAAAAATTTACCTCGGAGATGGAAGACAAATTGGATTCGATAGCCGAAGGGGAAGAGTCCCGTTCCAGGGTCTTGGGCGATTTTTATTCCTTATTGGAATCCAACCTAAAGAAAGCCGACGCTAAAAAAATCTCCGCAGAATGGAAGGCTATCCCCAAGACTTCTCTTTACGGGATCTGTCCGGTCTGCAAACAAGGATACAGGGTCCAAAAAAAATCCGCTAAGAAAAAAACGTACTACGTTTGTTCCCGGTTTCCGGAATGCGATTATGCGGAATACGCGGACTAG
- a CDS encoding LIC_12071 family protein has product MQIFKHILFFFLALLICEGIAVGATAWSYLESSLAAFEQIRDLSDQRARDTIGAISKSSEGKLSPEKVADLNFAFHRLVAVTSADKEGFKITELSIVDDSGIVLASSNEKFLETPRAKRKPEEKFQSASYTSAHRLRKWQIGVPVLLDKQPVSENEKFLKAISPYFPEILQPEVLLSMAVYQENKLERVASLHMIYERGNFAHFVRVQSELFLWNLQNNAIVALICALILGFAHLLIKSIRTSFTPSGEYVVPPANPPLWEKVDFATTQGPVRWQGQEMTSVPDRSVPARNEVLEKAMPVPHAVPLAEAHKEKAEVLDAIYLG; this is encoded by the coding sequence GTGCAGATTTTCAAACATATACTATTCTTCTTCCTGGCGCTTTTGATTTGCGAAGGGATCGCCGTGGGTGCCACCGCCTGGTCCTATCTGGAATCCTCCTTGGCGGCTTTCGAACAGATCCGAGATCTATCCGACCAGAGAGCCAGGGATACGATCGGAGCGATCTCCAAATCCAGCGAAGGAAAACTGAGTCCCGAAAAAGTCGCCGATCTCAATTTCGCATTCCATCGTTTGGTGGCGGTTACTTCCGCGGATAAAGAAGGATTTAAAATCACCGAACTCTCGATCGTGGATGACTCAGGGATCGTGCTTGCCTCCTCCAACGAAAAATTCCTGGAAACTCCTAGGGCCAAGAGAAAGCCTGAGGAAAAATTCCAGTCCGCTAGTTATACATCCGCCCATCGTTTGAGAAAATGGCAGATCGGAGTTCCCGTACTATTGGATAAGCAACCCGTTTCGGAGAATGAAAAATTCCTGAAGGCGATTTCTCCTTATTTTCCTGAGATACTCCAACCGGAGGTCCTACTTTCTATGGCGGTCTATCAGGAAAACAAATTGGAACGAGTCGCTTCTTTGCATATGATTTACGAAAGGGGAAATTTCGCGCATTTCGTTAGAGTGCAATCGGAACTTTTTCTTTGGAATTTGCAGAATAACGCCATCGTCGCGCTTATTTGCGCGTTAATATTAGGATTCGCTCATTTACTTATAAAAAGCATTCGCACTTCCTTTACTCCTTCCGGAGAATACGTGGTGCCTCCTGCAAACCCTCCTCTTTGGGAGAAGGTGGATTTCGCTACGACTCAAGGGCCAGTTCGTTGGCAAGGACAGGAAATGACTTCCGTTCCGGATAGATCGGTTCCCGCTCGTAACGAAGTATTGGAGAAGGCTATGCCGGTCCCGCATGCGGTTCCTTTAGCGGAAGCCCATAAGGAAAAGGCGGAAGTACTGGACGCAATCTACTTAGGATAA
- a CDS encoding LA_3751/LA_3752 family putative glycosyltransferase, which yields MKFWKEKLTPFALSNLICLLFVSFVFLKIPAESVLVADNQTKILQAQAFLDTGFQSQYSKCSILEGLGGCAYSPGGNGKDIPILIGVFPVAFSLFAALVRLTGDYTHLVYISVLFFLAGTWLLSLRIRKNFWIPVVLTFGPCFFHSFLFPDYAIVFFLIAVLVGFYYRPLFGKYSNFMVGLVSGSAVFFRPEVVFLPFLLSIFLVFRFFRTGFPKKDSEDAKRFYLLIGYGFSVFLFFLMNYVLYGNFLGTRIEANKTGMESFLDWEKYASLLFYGNGRVGFFLFSTWALIAILHLLFRIRDLEKKELLFATIISIFLILLLSPNDSNIDWGTRYLSWLTIPVSILYFGKDFGKTSLDKIWRKSVISLFALGFIVVYVFFRLQVKVSQEFQKYNSVLTNLSGEVSVVSEPSIIGFYGKDILEKKVLLIRRSEDKKEFVKFLSGKVSRLDLIQYEPVTYYLLEGMRQDGLERNEAILKKELLRQGWRLSEQRIAWKLEILSFVR from the coding sequence ATGAAATTTTGGAAAGAAAAACTTACCCCATTTGCGTTATCTAATCTGATCTGTCTTCTTTTTGTCTCGTTTGTGTTTTTGAAAATTCCGGCAGAATCAGTTTTGGTCGCGGATAATCAGACAAAAATACTTCAGGCTCAAGCCTTTTTGGATACAGGATTCCAATCTCAGTATTCGAAGTGTTCGATATTGGAAGGGCTCGGAGGATGTGCTTATTCTCCCGGAGGAAACGGGAAAGATATACCTATCTTAATCGGAGTATTCCCGGTCGCGTTTTCGCTCTTTGCGGCTCTCGTCCGATTGACAGGAGACTATACGCATTTAGTTTATATTTCCGTTCTATTCTTTCTTGCGGGAACTTGGTTGCTTTCACTTCGGATTCGAAAGAATTTTTGGATTCCCGTCGTATTGACTTTCGGACCCTGTTTCTTTCATTCCTTCCTTTTTCCGGATTATGCGATCGTATTCTTTCTGATTGCCGTCTTGGTGGGATTTTATTATAGGCCGCTTTTCGGGAAGTATTCCAATTTTATGGTAGGCCTGGTCAGCGGGTCGGCCGTCTTTTTTCGGCCGGAGGTGGTATTTCTTCCTTTTCTTCTTAGCATTTTTCTTGTTTTCCGTTTCTTTAGGACAGGGTTTCCGAAGAAGGATTCGGAAGACGCGAAACGTTTCTATCTGCTGATCGGATACGGATTCTCAGTATTCCTCTTTTTTTTGATGAACTATGTTCTATATGGAAACTTTTTGGGAACGCGGATTGAAGCGAATAAAACGGGGATGGAATCCTTCTTGGATTGGGAAAAATACGCTTCTCTCCTTTTTTACGGAAATGGTCGAGTAGGATTCTTTCTTTTTTCTACCTGGGCCCTTATTGCGATTTTGCATTTGTTGTTTCGCATTCGGGATTTGGAAAAGAAAGAGCTCCTTTTCGCTACAATAATATCTATTTTTCTAATCTTACTGCTTTCTCCTAACGATTCCAATATAGATTGGGGAACCCGTTATCTTTCCTGGCTCACGATTCCCGTTTCGATACTATACTTCGGTAAGGATTTCGGAAAAACTTCCTTAGATAAGATATGGCGAAAGTCGGTAATTTCCCTTTTTGCTCTTGGTTTCATCGTGGTTTACGTTTTCTTTCGTTTGCAGGTGAAAGTCTCCCAAGAATTTCAAAAATATAATTCCGTCTTAACTAATCTATCGGGAGAGGTGTCCGTTGTTTCGGAGCCTAGTATTATCGGATTTTATGGGAAAGATATTTTAGAGAAAAAAGTGTTACTGATTCGCCGATCCGAAGATAAAAAGGAATTCGTAAAATTCCTTTCCGGAAAGGTTTCCCGTTTGGATTTGATCCAATATGAGCCTGTTACGTATTATCTCCTGGAAGGAATGAGGCAAGACGGATTAGAAAGAAATGAAGCCATATTGAAAAAGGAATTATTGCGACAAGGCTGGCGATTATCCGAACAAAGGATCGCTTGGAAATTAGAAATTCTCAGCTTCGTACGCTGA
- a CDS encoding ABC transporter ATP-binding protein, translated as MKKTETTPLLSLHGIKFYSSGNAILDGIDLDIRSGEHWVLLGRNGAGKTTLVNLIYGSIWPTAGRINLFGETFGETPLQVLRNKIGILDSSQQESALQKSLTVYEVLLTGFFHTIGFYRESDPWEEKEAERILEEHGFGAKRNQLFRTLSSGEKKKVLFLRAMCTSPEFVILDEPCSGLDLTAREEFIDFLDAYKKNRTFTSIYITHRIDEIPPFYEHAALLKSGRILYSGKIHEAFTGARLSNLYDRKVEAENRNGTWMALTERT; from the coding sequence ATGAAGAAAACTGAAACCACTCCTCTTTTAAGTCTTCATGGAATCAAATTCTATAGTTCCGGAAACGCGATCTTGGACGGAATCGATTTGGATATTCGGTCCGGCGAGCATTGGGTCCTATTAGGAAGAAACGGAGCCGGAAAAACTACCTTAGTCAATCTGATCTACGGTTCCATCTGGCCCACCGCGGGTAGAATCAATCTTTTCGGCGAAACCTTCGGAGAAACTCCGTTGCAAGTTCTCCGGAACAAGATAGGGATTCTGGATTCTTCCCAACAAGAGAGCGCTTTGCAAAAAAGTCTGACCGTTTACGAGGTTCTTTTGACAGGCTTCTTTCATACTATCGGATTCTATAGGGAATCGGATCCTTGGGAAGAAAAAGAGGCGGAGAGAATTCTGGAAGAACACGGATTCGGAGCCAAGAGAAACCAACTTTTTCGTACTCTTTCTTCCGGAGAAAAGAAGAAGGTACTCTTTCTAAGAGCCATGTGTACTTCTCCAGAGTTCGTCATTCTGGACGAACCTTGTTCCGGATTGGATCTGACCGCCAGAGAGGAGTTCATCGATTTCCTGGACGCCTATAAGAAGAATAGAACCTTTACCTCCATCTATATCACTCACAGGATCGACGAGATTCCTCCTTTTTACGAACACGCAGCGCTTCTTAAATCGGGAAGAATTTTATATTCCGGAAAAATCCACGAGGCCTTTACGGGAGCGAGACTTTCGAATCTTTACGACCGCAAGGTCGAAGCGGAGAATCGAAACGGTACCTGGATGGCCTTAACGGAAAGGACCTAG
- the cysK gene encoding cysteine synthase A: MKANNILETIGNTPHVKINRLFGSKHTVYNKLERSNPGGSIKDRIALSMIEDAEKTGKLTKDTVIIEPTSGNTGIGLALVAAVKGYRLILVMPESMSVERRRIMAAYGAEFDLTPREKGMPGAIERAKQLVAENPKAWMPQQFENEANIKVHVETTAAEILKDFPNGVDVLITGVGTGGHITGVAKVLKEKFPKTKVYAVEPEASPVISGGKPGPHPIQGIGAGFIPKNLHTDLLDGVIQVSKDEAFQYALRAAKEEGIFLGVSSGAALAAVAKKLPEIPEGSTILTFNYDTGERYLSIEGLFPVPSNG, encoded by the coding sequence ATGAAAGCCAATAATATCTTAGAGACGATCGGTAATACTCCGCATGTAAAAATCAACCGACTCTTTGGTTCCAAACACACTGTTTATAACAAATTAGAGCGTAGCAATCCAGGTGGATCCATTAAGGATCGTATCGCTCTTTCCATGATCGAAGACGCTGAAAAGACCGGAAAATTGACAAAAGACACCGTCATCATCGAGCCCACTTCAGGGAACACCGGAATCGGTTTGGCATTAGTCGCTGCAGTGAAAGGTTACCGTCTGATTTTAGTAATGCCTGAGTCCATGAGCGTGGAAAGACGAAGAATCATGGCTGCTTACGGAGCGGAATTCGACCTGACTCCTAGAGAAAAAGGAATGCCGGGAGCTATCGAAAGAGCAAAGCAACTCGTTGCGGAAAATCCTAAGGCTTGGATGCCCCAACAGTTTGAAAACGAAGCTAATATTAAAGTGCACGTCGAAACGACCGCAGCGGAAATTCTAAAAGACTTCCCTAACGGAGTCGATGTGCTCATCACCGGAGTCGGTACCGGCGGACATATCACCGGAGTTGCCAAAGTTCTGAAGGAAAAATTCCCTAAAACGAAGGTATATGCTGTAGAGCCTGAGGCTTCTCCCGTTATCTCCGGAGGAAAGCCCGGACCGCACCCAATCCAAGGGATCGGAGCCGGATTCATTCCTAAAAACCTACACACTGATCTTTTGGACGGAGTCATCCAAGTTTCCAAAGACGAGGCATTCCAATACGCTCTACGCGCGGCTAAAGAAGAAGGAATCTTCCTGGGAGTATCCTCCGGAGCGGCTCTTGCAGCGGTAGCGAAAAAGCTTCCTGAAATTCCAGAAGGATCCACTATTCTCACCTTCAACTATGACACCGGAGAAAGATACCTTTCCATCGAAGGACTTTTCCCGGTTCCTTCTAACGGCTAA
- a CDS encoding type II toxin-antitoxin system antitoxin SocA domain-containing protein, with amino-acid sequence MEKLLEVISFILQRSPRGRNRQELAKLIYLADGLFFQKYAKVITEQKYIHLEDSPYPMELNQALLHLKENRLIDVTPKLTEQGISGYLLTWVGPAHEDEIDLNRQEKRILRKILENFKGSVYDENRVYPNLYENYVITPLFSEIKFSKETINTKIHFFKRKTLLNISGKIFKVLFSE; translated from the coding sequence ATGGAAAAGCTGCTCGAAGTCATCTCCTTTATCCTCCAAAGATCTCCCCGAGGGAGAAATCGTCAGGAACTGGCCAAATTGATCTATTTGGCGGACGGTCTATTCTTCCAAAAATACGCCAAAGTGATTACGGAACAAAAATACATCCATTTAGAAGATTCTCCTTACCCTATGGAATTGAATCAGGCGTTACTTCATCTGAAGGAAAACCGTCTAATTGATGTGACTCCCAAATTGACGGAACAGGGGATTTCCGGATATCTACTGACTTGGGTGGGCCCCGCTCATGAAGACGAGATCGACCTGAACCGTCAGGAAAAAAGAATCCTACGAAAGATCTTGGAAAATTTTAAGGGAAGCGTTTACGACGAGAATCGGGTGTATCCGAATCTCTACGAAAACTATGTCATTACACCGCTTTTCTCGGAAATTAAGTTTAGTAAGGAAACGATTAATACCAAAATCCATTTCTTTAAGAGAAAAACGCTTTTGAATATCTCGGGCAAAATATTTAAGGTACTTTTTAGCGAGTAA
- a CDS encoding gamma carbonic anhydrase family protein: MQQVYKAGNILEYMGKRPVIGEEVFLAPGSQVVGDVIVGKNSSIWFQTLIRGDVNYIRIGENVNIQDMTVVHVSKDHHPVEIGNNVSIGHRAVIHGCKLRDNSFVGMGAILMDGVELGEYAFVAAGAMVTPGKIIPPGSMVMGSPGKVVREITDKERQMIEKTTANYVNYKNNYLQDYFYRISGV; the protein is encoded by the coding sequence ATGCAACAGGTTTATAAAGCGGGTAATATTCTGGAATATATGGGAAAACGTCCCGTAATCGGGGAGGAAGTTTTTCTTGCCCCCGGTTCTCAGGTCGTTGGCGATGTGATCGTCGGCAAGAATTCTTCGATTTGGTTCCAAACTTTGATCCGAGGAGATGTGAATTATATCCGAATCGGCGAAAACGTGAATATCCAAGACATGACGGTGGTACATGTTTCTAAGGATCATCACCCGGTGGAGATAGGTAATAACGTTTCCATAGGGCATAGGGCGGTCATTCACGGGTGCAAGCTCAGGGATAATTCTTTCGTGGGAATGGGTGCGATTCTCATGGACGGAGTGGAACTGGGAGAATACGCGTTCGTGGCTGCAGGCGCTATGGTCACTCCTGGAAAAATCATACCGCCCGGATCCATGGTCATGGGATCTCCCGGAAAAGTAGTGAGGGAGATCACCGATAAGGAAAGGCAAATGATCGAAAAAACCACTGCAAATTACGTGAACTATAAAAATAATTATCTTCAGGATTATTTTTATAGAATTAGCGGAGTCTGA
- a CDS encoding HDOD domain-containing protein, with protein sequence MLNVPELAETLASGKEIDLEYRFISDEDHQQIYLLLLQALGNLDRLFLTEVVSTVLKELLMNANKANAKRIFFLSEGLNINEPSHYNKGMRRFLEEIIHKWDDQEKVLKGSNLSVRLRAKIMNQNLIFLVENDAILLPQEMERIKARLESASKFNDLSDAFLSMSDSQESAGLGLVLIQLLLKNSGIGSDKFKIESDGKITRATLVIPKQIVPLDVTTKLKDKILAEVEGLPPLPNTLTRIINLCNNPDSDLGVIANEIEKNPALSADLLKLSNSAGFASRNKVNTIVQAVKVVGLKNVRNLLYVSGVRKIMEGRYTKLQEVWNHSNLTSYIARQISQRAGLGKLSDIAAVGALLHDLGKFILLSLDPNLFKRLASYQKHRDLSNSTILEEISTGISHPSLGAMLARKWDFPPDLVHMIEFHHRAFMATNTIYADLVDSVYLANMMCDYLEKKVSYYAVDSSILKKFQLDDKRKFEETCEKLAKAYEITNEEN encoded by the coding sequence ATGCTGAACGTTCCAGAGCTTGCAGAAACTCTCGCTTCCGGAAAAGAGATCGATCTAGAATACAGATTTATCTCGGACGAGGACCACCAACAGATTTACTTACTTTTACTCCAGGCTCTAGGGAATTTGGACCGACTCTTTCTGACCGAGGTGGTTTCTACCGTATTGAAAGAGCTCCTCATGAATGCCAATAAGGCCAACGCGAAACGGATTTTTTTTCTCTCCGAAGGTCTGAATATCAACGAGCCATCCCATTATAACAAGGGGATGCGTAGATTCCTGGAGGAGATCATTCATAAATGGGACGACCAGGAAAAGGTACTCAAGGGTTCTAATTTAAGCGTCCGTCTCCGAGCAAAGATCATGAACCAGAACCTGATCTTTTTAGTAGAAAACGATGCGATTCTACTTCCACAAGAGATGGAAAGAATCAAAGCGAGATTGGAATCCGCAAGTAAGTTCAACGACCTTTCCGACGCCTTCCTTTCCATGTCGGATAGCCAAGAGAGTGCGGGATTAGGGTTAGTTTTAATCCAACTTCTACTTAAAAATTCGGGGATAGGTTCGGACAAATTCAAGATAGAATCTGACGGAAAGATAACTCGGGCAACTCTAGTGATCCCCAAGCAGATCGTTCCTCTGGATGTCACAACCAAACTCAAAGACAAGATCCTTGCGGAAGTGGAAGGACTTCCTCCTCTTCCCAATACACTCACAAGAATTATCAATCTTTGTAATAATCCGGACTCCGATCTTGGAGTCATTGCGAATGAAATAGAGAAAAATCCGGCGCTCAGCGCGGACCTATTGAAACTTTCCAACTCCGCCGGATTTGCGAGTAGGAATAAAGTGAATACCATCGTCCAAGCTGTCAAGGTGGTAGGGCTAAAGAACGTTCGAAATCTTCTCTATGTTTCCGGAGTTAGAAAAATTATGGAGGGAAGATACACCAAACTCCAAGAAGTTTGGAATCACTCCAATTTAACCAGCTATATAGCAAGGCAAATCTCTCAAAGAGCCGGGTTAGGAAAACTCTCGGACATCGCAGCAGTCGGCGCTCTTTTACACGATTTGGGAAAATTCATCCTACTCTCTTTAGATCCGAATTTGTTCAAGCGATTGGCATCCTATCAAAAACATAGGGACCTTTCCAACTCGACTATCCTAGAGGAAATCTCAACGGGGATCTCTCATCCTAGTCTAGGCGCAATGCTTGCTAGAAAATGGGATTTTCCTCCGGATTTAGTGCATATGATAGAGTTCCATCATCGGGCCTTCATGGCGACTAATACCATATATGCGGATCTGGTGGATTCCGTATATTTGGCGAATATGATGTGCGATTATCTAGAAAAGAAAGTCAGTTATTATGCGGTGGATTCCAGTATTCTGAAAAAATTCCAATTGGACGATAAACGCAAGTTCGAAGAGACCTGTGAGAAGCTCGCAAAGGCTTACGAGATCACGAATGAAGAAAACTGA
- the panD gene encoding aspartate 1-decarboxylase, with protein MVITVCKGKIHRATVTDADLNYEGSLTVDMDLVDAAGMYPYEKVSVVNVNNGARFETYLIEGKRGSGEICLNGAAARLGMKGDKVIIISYGSLEEKDLPKGYKPQVVLVDDKNHIKK; from the coding sequence ATGGTCATTACTGTTTGCAAAGGCAAAATCCACAGAGCTACGGTCACGGACGCGGATCTCAATTACGAAGGAAGTCTGACGGTCGACATGGATTTGGTAGATGCTGCCGGAATGTATCCTTACGAAAAAGTCTCCGTTGTGAACGTAAATAACGGCGCTCGCTTCGAAACCTATCTGATCGAAGGCAAAAGGGGCTCGGGAGAAATCTGCCTGAACGGAGCGGCCGCTCGACTGGGAATGAAGGGAGACAAAGTCATCATTATCTCCTACGGATCCTTGGAAGAGAAAGATCTTCCTAAGGGATATAAACCCCAGGTTGTTCTAGTCGACGACAAGAACCATATTAAGAAATAA
- a CDS encoding oxygenase MpaB family protein, with protein sequence MANRFQVLEQIRDLDPEKDAQKIVFLSGSYDFPQDVEISLAISFFRTFAIPSISKILDGTKQFEKSGQKRYDDTALILAEFLENGLESERGKEAIRRLNQIHKQYDIKNEDFLYTLTTFIFEPDRWNERFGWRRSTEKERLANFYLWKKIGKLMNIKNMPETYEEMLDFNRRFEKENFRYTPESGNVARATMQIAASRLPKIPGLRYLVFHSVYSLMDKPLRDAMGFPSPNPVVTILAYLTLKIRAFILRFIWPPRTSPYYVTKRKNPTYPNGYLIEELGPH encoded by the coding sequence ATGGCCAATCGCTTTCAAGTATTAGAACAAATTCGGGACTTGGATCCTGAGAAAGATGCACAGAAAATCGTTTTCCTTTCGGGGAGTTACGACTTTCCCCAGGATGTAGAGATCTCTCTTGCGATCTCTTTCTTTCGAACCTTTGCAATTCCTTCCATTTCCAAGATTTTAGACGGAACCAAACAGTTCGAGAAGTCAGGACAAAAACGATACGACGATACCGCATTGATTCTCGCGGAATTTCTGGAAAACGGATTGGAAAGCGAAAGAGGTAAGGAGGCGATTCGAAGATTGAATCAAATCCACAAGCAATACGATATCAAGAACGAGGACTTCCTATATACACTAACCACCTTTATCTTCGAACCGGATCGTTGGAACGAGAGATTCGGATGGAGGAGGAGTACGGAGAAGGAGAGGTTGGCGAACTTTTATCTTTGGAAGAAGATCGGTAAATTGATGAATATAAAGAATATGCCGGAAACGTACGAGGAGATGTTGGACTTCAACCGCAGATTCGAAAAGGAGAATTTTCGTTATACTCCCGAGTCCGGGAATGTTGCCAGAGCCACTATGCAGATCGCCGCAAGTAGGCTTCCAAAAATTCCCGGCCTGAGATATCTGGTATTTCATTCCGTATATTCTCTCATGGACAAACCTTTACGGGATGCGATGGGATTTCCTTCTCCGAATCCTGTCGTAACAATACTTGCTTACCTAACTTTAAAGATTCGAGCCTTCATTCTTCGCTTTATATGGCCTCCCAGGACTTCTCCTTATTACGTAACGAAAAGAAAGAACCCCACTTATCCGAACGGATATTTGATTGAAGAGTTAGGCCCTCACTAG